The Arthrobacter russicus genome has a segment encoding these proteins:
- a CDS encoding glutamine synthetase family protein, with protein MLSIDRLRELIAEGSIDTVVLAFTDMQGRLQGKYIHGEFFVQDVLSHGAEGCNYLLAVDTEMNTVDGYAMTSWESGYGDMVFDLDLETIRRLPHVPGTAMIQCDLKLVDGSPLQVSPRTILKQQADRAARLGWQALSGTELEFVVYNNSYEEAWTARYLDLVPANQYNVDYSILGSARVEPLLREIRNATYAAGLTPESAKGECNLGQHEIAFKYDDVLSTADNHSVYKTIAKEIAAQQHKAITFMAKPNEREGNSCHIHLSLRGADGELVFWDEQTGQRTALYDHFIAGILTTMREFTLFYAPNINSYKRFQKGSFAPTAVAWGIDNRTCSIRLVGQGQSARLENRLPGGDANPYLAIAAMLAGGLYGIEHELELEPMMLGNAYASGAPTVPGTLQEARDLFAASAIAREVFGDDVVAHYTNYADVELAAFNAAITDWELRRGFERH; from the coding sequence ATGCTCAGCATCGACCGGCTCCGCGAGCTGATCGCCGAAGGCAGCATCGACACCGTGGTGCTCGCCTTCACCGATATGCAGGGCCGGCTGCAGGGGAAATACATTCACGGCGAGTTCTTCGTCCAGGACGTGCTCAGCCATGGCGCCGAAGGATGTAATTACCTGCTCGCGGTGGACACCGAGATGAACACGGTGGACGGTTATGCGATGACTAGCTGGGAATCCGGCTACGGGGACATGGTTTTCGACCTCGACCTGGAGACCATCCGACGGCTCCCGCATGTGCCCGGCACCGCGATGATCCAATGCGACCTGAAACTGGTGGACGGCTCGCCGCTCCAGGTTTCGCCGCGGACCATTTTGAAACAGCAGGCGGATCGGGCCGCGCGGCTCGGCTGGCAGGCCCTGTCCGGAACCGAGCTGGAATTCGTGGTCTACAACAACAGCTACGAAGAAGCCTGGACCGCCCGCTACCTCGATTTGGTGCCGGCCAATCAATACAACGTCGACTATTCGATTCTCGGCTCGGCGCGGGTGGAGCCATTGTTGCGGGAGATCCGCAATGCCACCTACGCCGCAGGGCTCACCCCGGAGTCCGCCAAGGGCGAATGCAACCTGGGGCAACACGAGATCGCGTTCAAGTACGACGACGTGCTCAGCACCGCGGACAACCATTCGGTCTACAAGACCATAGCCAAGGAGATCGCGGCGCAGCAGCACAAAGCGATCACCTTCATGGCCAAGCCGAATGAGCGGGAGGGCAATTCCTGCCACATCCACCTTTCGCTGCGCGGGGCCGACGGCGAACTCGTGTTCTGGGATGAACAGACCGGTCAACGCACGGCGCTCTACGACCATTTCATCGCCGGGATCTTGACCACGATGCGCGAATTCACCCTGTTCTACGCGCCCAACATCAACTCCTACAAGCGGTTCCAAAAGGGTTCGTTCGCGCCCACTGCGGTGGCCTGGGGGATTGACAACCGGACCTGCTCGATCCGGCTGGTCGGCCAAGGGCAATCGGCCCGGTTGGAGAACCGGCTGCCGGGCGGGGACGCGAATCCCTACCTGGCGATTGCCGCGATGCTGGCCGGCGGGCTGTACGGCATCGAACACGAACTGGAATTGGAGCCGATGATGTTGGGCAATGCTTACGCCTCCGGGGCGCCGACGGTGCCGGGCACGTTGCAGGAAGCCCGGGACCTGTTCGCCGCTTCGGCGATCGCCCGCGAGGTGTTCGGCGACGACGTGGTGGCGCATTACACCAACTACGCGGACGTCGAACTGGCCGCGTTCAATGCCGCGATCACGGATTGGGAGTTGCGTCGTGGCTTCGAACGGCATTAG
- a CDS encoding 3-oxoacyl-ACP reductase, with protein sequence MNVVSNRLEGRSAVITGGASGIGLATARRLAAEGAKVLIADICSPEIGEAAAAEVGGIFVRTDVTSEEDVKAMFAACVAAYGSLDISFHNAGISPPEDASILDTGLEAWKRVQEVNLTSVYLCCKYALPYMLEQGKGSIINTASFVAVMGAATSQISYSASKGGVLSMSRELGVEFARSGVRVNALCPGPVNTPLLKELFAKDPEKAQRRLVHVPLGRFAEPEEMAAAVAFLASDDSSFITASEFLVDGGISGAYVTPV encoded by the coding sequence GTGAACGTTGTTTCAAATCGGCTGGAAGGCCGTTCCGCCGTCATCACCGGTGGAGCCAGTGGAATCGGGCTGGCGACAGCACGACGCTTGGCCGCCGAAGGCGCCAAGGTGCTGATCGCGGACATTTGCAGTCCTGAAATCGGCGAGGCCGCAGCGGCCGAGGTGGGCGGCATCTTCGTGCGGACCGATGTGACCAGCGAAGAAGACGTGAAGGCGATGTTCGCGGCTTGTGTGGCGGCGTACGGGTCGCTGGACATCTCTTTCCACAATGCCGGGATTTCGCCGCCCGAAGACGCCTCGATTCTGGACACCGGCCTGGAGGCTTGGAAGCGGGTGCAGGAGGTGAACCTGACCAGTGTTTACCTGTGCTGCAAGTACGCGCTGCCGTACATGCTGGAGCAGGGCAAGGGCTCGATCATCAATACCGCTTCCTTCGTCGCGGTGATGGGCGCGGCCACATCGCAGATCTCCTATTCCGCTTCCAAGGGCGGAGTGCTGTCGATGTCGCGCGAACTCGGGGTGGAGTTCGCCCGGTCCGGAGTCCGGGTCAATGCGCTGTGCCCGGGGCCGGTGAACACGCCGCTGCTCAAGGAGCTCTTCGCCAAGGATCCGGAGAAGGCGCAGCGTCGGCTGGTGCACGTGCCGCTGGGCCGCTTCGCGGAGCCTGAGGAAATGGCGGCCGCGGTGGCGTTCCTTGCTTCGGACGATTCGTCGTTCATCACCGCGAGCGAATTCCTGGTCGACGGCGGGATTTCCGGGGCGTATGTGACGCCGGTGTGA
- a CDS encoding DUF6907 domain-containing protein, which translates to MPDSAAHEPPQQLDEDSEQPSWQMQPCPSWCVQRHQEDDFPEERRHQSPSITVPALWLSQEVSDSAGDKLVAGDLNLLSSPHIDGLEIMVTVADDDYGLCLEVTVESMRRLHHSLGRLLGALS; encoded by the coding sequence ATGCCAGATTCCGCAGCGCACGAACCGCCGCAGCAACTCGATGAAGACTCTGAGCAGCCTTCGTGGCAAATGCAGCCGTGCCCGAGCTGGTGCGTTCAACGGCATCAAGAAGACGATTTTCCCGAAGAGCGCAGGCACCAAAGCCCCAGCATTACAGTGCCTGCGCTCTGGCTAAGCCAGGAGGTTTCGGATAGTGCTGGAGATAAATTGGTAGCCGGAGATCTCAACCTGCTGTCCTCGCCGCACATCGATGGCCTTGAAATTATGGTGACTGTCGCAGACGACGACTACGGCCTTTGCCTCGAAGTCACTGTTGAGAGTATGCGTCGGCTGCACCACAGCCTCGGAAGGCTACTGGGCGCTCTTAGCTAA
- the eat gene encoding ethanolamine permease has protein sequence MAKQHIAYNRLGEDYLQQRQLKKGAAGWLLLVGLGVAYVISGDFSGWNYGLAQGGWGGLLIAFVLMGIMYTCMVLGLAEMASAIPTTGAGYGFARRALGPLGGFATGMAVLIEYAVAPAAIATFIGGYIEALGLFGITNSWPVYLVAYLVFIGIHLRGVGEALKLIFGITVVAVIALLATVVGLFPYFSFDKLFDLVPDSAVGTASAFLPMGISGAVAALVYGIWFFLAVEGVPLAAEESANPKRDLPRGIIGAMLLLLVFGALMLFLVPGAAGSAAISTSDNPLPEALRIAAGGNSWLADFVNYAGLAGLVASFFSIVYAYSRQLFALSRAGYLPRWLSLTGKRRTPWVALLVPGTIGFILAATTQNGALLINIAVFGATVSYVLLNLSHIVLRRREPDLERGYRTPGGVLTTGVALVLAFVAMIATFFVDILAASITAAVFLVAIGYFWFYSRHRLVSNAPEEEFAAIEQAESELN, from the coding sequence ATGGCCAAGCAGCACATCGCTTACAACCGGCTGGGCGAGGACTATCTGCAGCAACGGCAGCTCAAAAAGGGCGCGGCAGGCTGGCTGCTCCTGGTGGGCTTGGGGGTCGCCTATGTCATTTCCGGTGACTTCTCCGGCTGGAACTACGGCCTGGCCCAGGGCGGCTGGGGTGGCTTGCTGATCGCCTTCGTGCTGATGGGCATCATGTACACCTGCATGGTGCTGGGCCTGGCCGAAATGGCTTCGGCGATCCCGACCACGGGAGCCGGCTATGGCTTCGCGCGGCGCGCGCTCGGCCCGCTCGGCGGCTTTGCCACCGGGATGGCGGTGCTGATCGAATACGCGGTGGCGCCGGCGGCGATCGCCACCTTCATTGGGGGTTATATCGAGGCGCTCGGTCTGTTCGGCATCACCAATTCCTGGCCGGTGTATCTGGTGGCTTATCTGGTGTTCATCGGGATCCACCTGCGTGGCGTGGGCGAGGCGCTCAAGCTCATTTTCGGCATCACCGTCGTGGCGGTGATCGCGTTGCTGGCCACCGTCGTCGGGCTGTTCCCGTACTTCTCCTTCGACAAGCTCTTCGACCTCGTTCCGGACAGCGCCGTAGGCACTGCGAGCGCTTTTTTGCCGATGGGGATTTCCGGCGCCGTGGCGGCCCTGGTGTACGGAATCTGGTTCTTCCTGGCGGTCGAAGGCGTGCCGCTCGCCGCCGAAGAGTCGGCGAATCCCAAGCGGGATCTGCCCCGCGGCATCATCGGAGCCATGCTGTTGCTCCTGGTGTTCGGTGCGTTGATGCTGTTCCTGGTGCCCGGAGCCGCCGGATCCGCGGCGATCAGCACCTCGGACAATCCATTGCCGGAGGCGTTGCGGATCGCCGCGGGCGGAAACAGCTGGCTGGCCGACTTCGTCAACTACGCCGGCCTGGCGGGCCTGGTGGCCAGCTTTTTCTCCATCGTCTACGCCTACTCGCGGCAGTTGTTCGCTTTGTCGCGCGCCGGCTATCTGCCGCGATGGCTCTCGCTGACCGGGAAACGACGGACGCCCTGGGTCGCGTTGCTGGTGCCCGGGACCATCGGCTTCATTCTGGCCGCAACGACCCAGAACGGCGCCTTGTTGATCAATATCGCCGTATTCGGGGCCACGGTTTCCTATGTGCTGTTGAATCTGAGCCACATCGTGCTGCGACGCAGGGAGCCGGACCTGGAACGCGGTTACCGCACTCCGGGCGGGGTGCTGACCACCGGCGTCGCCTTGGTCCTGGCCTTCGTGGCGATGATCGCGACGTTCTTCGTCGACATCCTGGCCGCTTCGATCACCGCCGCGGTGTTCCTGGTGGCCATCGGCTACTTCTGGTTCTACTCCCGGCACCGCTTGGTGTCCAACGCGCCGGAGGAGGAATTCGCAGCAATCGAGCAGGCGGAATCGGAACTGAACTGA
- a CDS encoding FadR/GntR family transcriptional regulator has translation MSADQEDMGHFDTNGELVGISLLRPARTGNAFEETLASLLHAIRLGVFPPGSRLPSERDLAERLGVSRSTLRDALSALQESGHLVIRRGRYGGAVVTGNPPKAASEQPTSNAELLDAVRFRSVVEPGAAELTARADLSARERQSLQTAHEKLLQAGADEYRLLDSRFHLIIAELSGSPSLAAAVAESRAQTNKLLERIPFLPANLNHSNEQHRVILAAILGGDAARAKAAMAEHLAGTEALLRGFLQ, from the coding sequence ATGAGCGCGGACCAGGAAGACATGGGCCATTTTGATACCAATGGCGAACTCGTCGGGATCAGCTTGCTGCGCCCGGCGCGAACCGGGAATGCCTTCGAGGAAACCCTGGCATCACTGCTGCACGCAATCCGCCTGGGCGTCTTTCCACCGGGCTCCCGGCTGCCTTCGGAACGCGACCTGGCCGAACGCCTGGGCGTCTCCCGATCGACCCTGCGCGATGCACTTTCTGCCCTGCAGGAATCCGGCCACCTGGTCATCCGGCGCGGACGCTACGGGGGCGCAGTAGTCACCGGGAATCCACCGAAAGCGGCCAGCGAACAGCCCACCAGCAACGCGGAGCTCCTGGACGCGGTCCGCTTCCGCTCCGTCGTCGAACCCGGAGCCGCCGAACTGACCGCCCGGGCGGATTTGAGCGCCCGGGAGCGGCAGAGCCTGCAGACCGCGCATGAAAAGTTGCTGCAAGCCGGCGCCGATGAGTACCGCCTGCTGGATTCACGGTTTCATCTGATCATCGCGGAACTCTCCGGCAGCCCCAGCCTGGCGGCCGCCGTCGCCGAGTCCAGGGCACAGACCAACAAACTGTTGGAACGGATCCCGTTCCTGCCGGCCAACCTCAACCACTCGAACGAACAGCACCGGGTGATTCTTGCCGCGATCCTAGGCGGCGACGCCGCTCGCGCCAAAGCCGCGATGGCGGAACACCTGGCCGGCACCGAAGCCCTGCTGCGCGGGTTCCTGCAATAA
- a CDS encoding gamma-glutamyl-gamma-aminobutyrate hydrolase family protein: MASNGISFQPDQRSGYRPRIGLTTYLQRGAWGVWDEVAAILPAAYTSSVLAAGGTSLLLPPVFGDDGPDTSVLDVLDGLIVSGGVDVDPAHYGAPPHPKTSSQTERDVFDLALTDAALAAGLPLLAICRGAQILNVARGGTLHQHLPDLLPDADYQPAPGVFGSVAFETEPGTVSRQLLGERATAPVYHHQAIDVVGRGLKVTARAADGTVEAIEADGRGWNLGVQFHPEQNSADSRLFLGLVDEARKYAQARPGARYQEEVSD; encoded by the coding sequence GTGGCTTCGAACGGCATTAGTTTCCAGCCGGACCAGCGATCCGGCTACCGGCCACGGATCGGGCTGACCACCTATTTGCAGCGTGGTGCTTGGGGCGTGTGGGACGAAGTCGCTGCGATCCTGCCGGCCGCCTACACCTCCTCGGTGCTTGCCGCCGGTGGCACGTCACTGCTGTTGCCGCCGGTTTTCGGCGACGATGGGCCGGATACCTCGGTCTTGGACGTGCTCGACGGTTTGATCGTCTCCGGCGGGGTGGATGTGGATCCGGCGCATTACGGGGCGCCACCGCATCCGAAGACGTCGTCGCAGACCGAACGCGACGTCTTCGACCTGGCGCTCACCGATGCGGCCTTGGCGGCCGGGCTGCCGCTATTGGCCATTTGCCGTGGCGCGCAGATCCTCAACGTCGCCCGCGGTGGAACCCTGCACCAGCACCTTCCGGACCTGCTGCCAGACGCCGATTACCAACCGGCGCCGGGGGTTTTCGGCAGCGTTGCTTTCGAGACCGAACCCGGCACGGTCAGCCGGCAGTTGCTCGGCGAGCGGGCCACGGCTCCGGTGTACCACCATCAGGCGATCGACGTCGTCGGGCGCGGTCTGAAGGTGACCGCCCGGGCGGCCGATGGAACCGTCGAGGCGATCGAAGCCGATGGCCGGGGTTGGAACCTCGGCGTGCAATTCCACCCGGAACAGAATTCCGCGGATTCCCGACTTTTCCTGGGGCTGGTCGACGAAGCGCGGAAATACGCGCAGGCCCGCCCCGGGGCCCGATACCAAGAAGAGGTGAGCGATTGA
- a CDS encoding copper amine oxidase, with protein sequence MLGQNQAGEWNLSTISKVGWYEYIAQYTFGSDGSIKPLLGATGDLSPVDYTDAKHGSAIGKGESDHAASHSHNVVWSVHWGLGNGTQKVEQYDAAPTGQNGSKSPIVEGKFTPIDTAATAKKADRRWWGVIAPDSLNDDGRPISYEIKLAASDSFTFVQDQHEHGGDTGYDVAFTNSKDCQVFATGNRGSCGDGVLDYVAHAKGEALSDVVSWVAVGFHHVPRDEDQSPMELHWQGFYLGPRGLLAQRPDIPEERKDLNGKPTHWEGEDVGSLVEPGGQ encoded by the coding sequence GTGCTCGGCCAGAACCAGGCCGGCGAATGGAATCTCTCCACGATCTCGAAAGTGGGCTGGTACGAATACATCGCCCAGTACACCTTCGGTTCCGACGGCAGCATCAAACCGTTGCTCGGGGCTACCGGGGACCTCTCGCCGGTAGATTACACCGATGCGAAGCACGGTTCGGCGATCGGCAAAGGCGAGTCCGACCATGCTGCAAGCCATTCGCACAATGTGGTCTGGAGCGTGCATTGGGGCCTCGGCAACGGGACGCAGAAAGTGGAACAGTACGACGCTGCGCCCACCGGGCAGAACGGATCCAAATCTCCGATTGTGGAGGGTAAGTTCACGCCGATCGATACCGCGGCGACGGCGAAGAAGGCGGATCGGCGCTGGTGGGGCGTCATCGCACCGGATTCGCTCAACGACGACGGCCGGCCGATTTCCTATGAGATCAAACTGGCGGCGAGCGACTCCTTCACTTTTGTGCAGGACCAGCACGAACATGGCGGAGACACCGGCTACGACGTCGCTTTCACCAACTCGAAGGACTGCCAAGTCTTCGCCACCGGCAATCGCGGCAGCTGCGGTGACGGGGTCCTCGATTACGTGGCTCACGCGAAAGGCGAGGCTTTGAGCGATGTAGTCTCCTGGGTCGCCGTCGGATTCCACCATGTGCCGCGCGACGAAGACCAGTCGCCGATGGAACTGCATTGGCAGGGTTTCTACCTGGGGCCGCGCGGACTGCTGGCCCAGCGGCCCGATATCCCGGAGGAGCGAAAAGACCTCAACGGGAAGCCCACCCATTGGGAGGGCGAAGACGTCGGCTCCCTGGTGGAACCCGGAGGCCAGTAA
- a CDS encoding aldehyde dehydrogenase family protein, protein MNTTAVLNPATEETIAQVSLASLEETDAVIERAARAYQSWRLVSPADRARLLRRFAECVDAHLEELAQLEVDNAGHTLGNARWEAGNVRDVLHYYAGAPERHLGQQIPVAGGVALTFHEPLGVVGIIVPWNFPMPIAGWGFAPALAAGNTVVLKPAELTPLTAIRLGELALQAGIPEGVLTVLPGKGSVVGERFVSHPLVRKIVFTGSTAVGKRIMAGCADQVKRLTLELGGKSANIVFADADLEAAAAAAPGGAFDNAGQDCCARSRILVERSVFDRFLELLEPAVAAFSVGDPRADGTAMGPLISAAQRDAVAGFIAQDSSVAFRGNAPEGKGFWFPPTVLAHPSLPSAASSDGRAFREEIFGPVLSVVAFSDEAEAVRIANDGEYGLSGSIFTRDVGRALRVARGVETGNLSVNSHSSVRYSTPFGGFKQSGLGRELGPDALNAFSEVKTVFLSQDA, encoded by the coding sequence TTGAATACCACCGCGGTGCTGAACCCGGCGACTGAAGAAACCATCGCCCAGGTTTCCCTGGCTTCGCTGGAAGAGACCGATGCCGTGATCGAACGGGCCGCCCGGGCTTACCAAAGCTGGCGGCTGGTCAGTCCTGCGGACCGGGCGCGTCTGCTGCGCCGCTTCGCCGAGTGCGTCGACGCGCATTTGGAAGAGCTTGCCCAGTTGGAGGTCGACAACGCCGGGCACACGCTGGGCAACGCCCGTTGGGAAGCCGGCAACGTGCGCGATGTTTTGCACTATTACGCGGGCGCACCGGAACGCCATCTCGGCCAGCAGATCCCGGTGGCCGGCGGCGTCGCGCTGACCTTCCACGAACCGCTCGGTGTGGTCGGCATCATCGTGCCGTGGAATTTCCCGATGCCGATTGCCGGTTGGGGCTTCGCGCCTGCGCTCGCGGCCGGCAACACGGTAGTGCTCAAACCCGCGGAGCTGACCCCGTTGACCGCGATCCGGCTCGGTGAATTGGCGTTGCAAGCCGGGATCCCGGAAGGGGTGCTCACCGTGCTTCCGGGCAAAGGCTCGGTGGTCGGCGAACGCTTCGTCAGCCACCCGCTGGTGCGCAAGATCGTGTTCACCGGCTCCACTGCGGTGGGGAAACGGATCATGGCCGGTTGTGCCGACCAGGTCAAACGGCTCACCTTGGAGTTGGGTGGCAAAAGCGCCAATATCGTCTTCGCCGACGCGGATCTCGAGGCGGCTGCTGCGGCAGCGCCCGGCGGTGCATTCGACAATGCCGGCCAGGACTGTTGCGCGCGCTCGCGGATCCTGGTGGAAAGGTCGGTTTTCGACCGGTTCTTGGAATTGCTGGAACCAGCGGTTGCGGCGTTTTCGGTGGGGGATCCGCGGGCCGACGGCACCGCGATGGGGCCGTTGATCTCGGCCGCGCAGCGCGACGCGGTGGCCGGGTTCATTGCGCAGGACTCCTCGGTGGCGTTCCGGGGGAACGCTCCGGAAGGCAAGGGTTTCTGGTTCCCGCCGACCGTGCTGGCGCATCCGAGCCTGCCGAGTGCGGCGTCGTCGGACGGGCGGGCCTTCCGCGAGGAGATCTTCGGCCCGGTGCTCTCCGTGGTGGCGTTTTCCGATGAAGCCGAGGCGGTCCGGATCGCGAACGACGGCGAATACGGGCTGTCCGGATCGATCTTCACCCGCGACGTCGGCCGTGCGCTACGGGTGGCCCGCGGTGTGGAAACCGGGAATCTGAGCGTGAATTCGCATTCTTCGGTGCGCTATTCGACGCCGTTCGGCGGCTTCAAGCAGTCCGGTCTGGGCCGCGAGCTCGGCCCGGATGCGCTCAACGCTTTCAGCGAAGTCAAAACCGTCTTTCTGTCCCAGGATGCATAG